From a single Pyruvatibacter sp. genomic region:
- a CDS encoding acyl-CoA dehydrogenase family protein translates to MSSLQVETPAWMTEDLQIFSDSVGKFFEKELAPHVEKWEKQEIVDRDAWYKTGEAGILCASMPEEYGGGGGTFAHEAIIIDQMGKKGIAGFGASLHNAIIAPYINEYGTEEQKQKWLPKMATGELVGAIAMTEPGTGSDLQSIKSTAKLDGNEYVVNGSKTFITNGQTANLIIVVAKTNPEGGAKGTSLMIVETDEVEGFKRGRNLDKIGQKSQDTSELFFDNVRIPTSNLLGNEEGKGFIQLMQQLPSERLQIGLQGVAAMEAALDETIAYVKERKAFGKAIIDFQNTQFKLAECKTKATVAKVFCDYCTGLLLEGKLDAATASMAKYWVSDMQCEVIDECLQLFGGYGYMNEYPIARMYRDARVQKIYGGTNEVQKILISRTL, encoded by the coding sequence ATGTCGTCACTTCAAGTCGAAACACCAGCCTGGATGACCGAAGACCTGCAGATTTTTTCTGACTCGGTCGGCAAGTTCTTTGAAAAGGAATTGGCGCCCCACGTTGAGAAGTGGGAGAAGCAGGAAATTGTTGATCGCGATGCCTGGTACAAGACCGGCGAAGCGGGAATCCTGTGTGCATCCATGCCGGAGGAATATGGCGGCGGCGGCGGTACGTTTGCGCACGAAGCCATCATCATCGACCAGATGGGCAAAAAGGGCATTGCAGGTTTTGGTGCATCGCTCCACAACGCGATTATCGCGCCTTATATCAACGAATACGGTACCGAAGAGCAAAAGCAGAAGTGGCTGCCCAAAATGGCCACTGGCGAACTCGTTGGCGCCATCGCCATGACCGAGCCGGGTACCGGCTCCGACCTGCAGTCGATCAAGTCCACCGCCAAGCTCGACGGCAACGAGTATGTGGTGAACGGCTCCAAGACCTTCATCACCAACGGCCAGACCGCCAACCTGATTATTGTTGTCGCCAAGACAAATCCGGAAGGAGGTGCCAAAGGCACGTCGCTGATGATTGTCGAAACCGATGAGGTGGAAGGCTTCAAGCGTGGCCGCAACCTCGACAAGATCGGTCAGAAGAGCCAGGACACGTCCGAACTGTTTTTTGACAATGTCCGCATTCCAACGTCCAACCTGCTTGGCAACGAAGAAGGCAAGGGCTTTATTCAGTTGATGCAGCAGTTGCCCTCCGAACGACTGCAGATCGGCCTTCAGGGCGTAGCCGCCATGGAGGCAGCGCTGGACGAAACCATCGCCTATGTGAAAGAGCGCAAGGCGTTTGGCAAAGCCATCATCGACTTCCAGAACACCCAGTTCAAGCTGGCCGAATGCAAGACCAAGGCAACGGTCGCCAAGGTGTTTTGCGATTACTGCACCGGCCTTTTGCTTGAGGGCAAGCTGGATGCAGCGACCGCATCCATGGCCAAGTACTGGGTCTCCGACATGCAGTGTGAAGTCATTGACGAATGCCTGCAGCTTTTCGGTGGCTACGGCTACATGAACGAATACCCGATTGCCCGCATGTATCGCGATGCCCGCGTGCAGAAGATTTATGGCGGTACCAACGAGGTTCAGAAAATCCTGATCTCGCGCACGCTGTAG
- a CDS encoding acetyl-CoA C-acetyltransferase has translation MAECYIYDHVRTPRGKGKSDGALHEVTALELATQVLKELRDRNDLDTSKVDDVVMGCVDPVGEAGSNIARVAVMNADYAQTTAGVQINRFCASGLEATNMAAAKVMSGEADMAIGGGIESMSRVGMGASGGAMASDPAVALKTYFTPQGIGADLIATKYGFSRDDVDAYAVESQKRAQNAWDNGYFDKSVMAVKDINGLTILDRDEHIRPDATMQSLAALNPSFASLGEFAFDGVATDRYPEVERLNHVHHAGNSSGIVDGSAGILLGTKEMGEALGLKPRAKIRTMASIGSEPCIMLTGPADVSRKALKKAGMNVDDIDLYELNEAFASVVLRMMQALDIDHEKMNVNGGAIAMGHPLGATGAMILGTVLDELERRDLNTALATLCVGAGMGTATIIERV, from the coding sequence ATGGCTGAATGCTACATTTACGATCACGTCCGCACCCCGCGCGGCAAAGGCAAGTCAGACGGCGCACTGCATGAAGTGACAGCGCTTGAACTTGCGACGCAGGTATTGAAAGAGCTGCGTGATCGCAACGATCTCGACACATCAAAAGTGGATGATGTTGTGATGGGCTGCGTGGACCCTGTCGGCGAAGCGGGCTCCAACATCGCCCGCGTGGCGGTGATGAATGCCGACTACGCGCAGACAACCGCAGGCGTGCAGATCAACCGCTTTTGCGCATCGGGCCTTGAAGCGACCAACATGGCGGCTGCCAAAGTGATGTCCGGTGAGGCCGACATGGCCATCGGCGGCGGCATCGAAAGCATGAGCCGCGTTGGCATGGGCGCTTCAGGCGGTGCCATGGCGTCTGACCCAGCCGTTGCCCTCAAGACCTATTTCACGCCTCAGGGCATTGGTGCGGACCTGATCGCCACCAAATACGGCTTTAGCCGCGATGACGTGGATGCCTACGCCGTCGAGAGCCAGAAGCGCGCACAGAACGCCTGGGACAATGGTTATTTCGACAAGTCTGTGATGGCGGTGAAGGACATCAACGGTCTGACCATTCTGGACCGGGACGAGCACATTCGCCCCGACGCCACCATGCAGTCGCTGGCCGCGCTCAATCCATCCTTTGCGTCGCTTGGCGAGTTTGCTTTTGATGGAGTGGCAACCGATCGCTACCCGGAAGTCGAGCGGCTCAACCACGTGCATCACGCCGGCAACTCGTCAGGCATTGTTGATGGTTCTGCCGGCATTTTGCTGGGCACCAAGGAGATGGGCGAGGCGCTTGGCCTCAAGCCGCGTGCGAAAATCCGCACCATGGCCTCCATCGGCTCCGAGCCGTGCATCATGCTTACCGGCCCTGCCGACGTATCGCGCAAGGCGCTGAAAAAAGCCGGTATGAACGTTGACGACATTGATCTTTACGAACTCAACGAAGCCTTTGCGTCGGTGGTGCTGCGCATGATGCAGGCGCTGGACATCGACCACGAGAAGATGAATGTGAACGGCGGTGCCATCGCCATGGGTCACCCGCTTGGGGCCACCGGCGCCATGATCCTCGGCACGGTGCTTGATGAGCTCGAACGCCGCGACCTCAACACCGCGCTTGCAACGCTGTGCGTTGGGGCGGGCATGGGGACCGCCACAATCATCGAACGGGTTTAA
- a CDS encoding 3-hydroxyacyl-CoA dehydrogenase NAD-binding domain-containing protein, whose product MATYENFGFEVDGDGIAVATWDMPNRSMNVLSQSSMKDLADIIEKVASDDAIKGLVITSGKNAFCAGADLSMMGSSAGGGSGGSEQDKVKALYEGNIAFNMQLRRMESCGKPIAAALTGTALGGGLEVALACHARFVADAPKAQLGLPESKVGLLPGGGGTQRLPRMIGAAAALPLILQGQALSPEKAAKAGIVNKVVSADKLVDEAKAWIRQGLAGETIKLGKRGPEVLAAALQPWDKPGYRVPGGGPHDKGGSQTFVIGNAMLNKTTHQNYPAQKYILSCVYEGLQVPIEAGLRIESRYMTKLMMDPRSKAMIRSLFLSMQELSKGARRPQGVDKWEVRKLGILGAGMMGAGIAYVSAQAGMDVVLLDRDQADADKGKAYSEGLLDKAISRGKSTEEKKTALLGKIKPTTNYDDLEGCDLVIEAVFEDRGIKADVTKKAEPKIAKGGIYGSNTSTLPITGLAEAYSKPAEFIGIHFFSPVDKMQLVEIIMGEKTNDETLAKAMDYVAQIRKTPIVVNDSRGFYTSRCFGTYVGEGIAMLAEGIEPAIIENVGKMTGMPMPPLALNDEVSLDLGYKVRQQTKKDLGDKYVEGPADKIIEEMVVTHGRLGKKVGKGFYDWPAEKGGEKRLWPDLHKVVEHTKGADDVDIDELKNRFLFIQALEAARCFEEEVVTDVRDADVGAILGWGYAPWSGGPLSLIDMTGTDKFVAECDKLAQKYGDRFKPNALLRDMASKGDTFYGRFNPATKVAAAAE is encoded by the coding sequence ATGGCTACATACGAAAACTTTGGATTTGAAGTTGATGGTGACGGCATTGCCGTTGCCACCTGGGACATGCCCAACCGCTCAATGAATGTGCTGAGCCAGTCGTCCATGAAGGATCTGGCCGACATCATTGAAAAGGTCGCCTCCGACGACGCCATCAAGGGCCTGGTTATTACATCCGGCAAAAACGCGTTCTGCGCTGGTGCCGATCTGTCCATGATGGGCTCAAGCGCGGGCGGCGGCTCCGGCGGCTCTGAACAGGACAAGGTGAAGGCGCTGTACGAGGGCAACATCGCGTTCAACATGCAGCTTCGGCGCATGGAAAGCTGCGGCAAGCCGATTGCAGCCGCGCTCACCGGCACGGCCCTTGGCGGCGGCCTTGAAGTGGCGCTCGCCTGCCACGCCCGCTTTGTGGCGGATGCCCCCAAGGCACAGCTTGGCCTGCCTGAGTCAAAGGTCGGCCTGCTGCCCGGCGGCGGCGGCACCCAGCGTCTGCCGCGTATGATTGGTGCGGCCGCAGCGTTGCCGCTCATCCTGCAGGGGCAGGCCCTGTCGCCTGAAAAGGCCGCCAAGGCCGGCATCGTCAACAAGGTTGTGTCGGCAGACAAGCTGGTGGACGAAGCCAAGGCCTGGATCAGGCAAGGTCTGGCCGGTGAAACCATCAAGCTTGGCAAGCGCGGACCCGAGGTGCTGGCCGCAGCGCTGCAACCCTGGGACAAGCCGGGCTACAGGGTTCCCGGCGGCGGCCCGCACGACAAGGGCGGCAGCCAGACCTTCGTCATCGGCAACGCGATGCTCAACAAGACCACGCACCAGAACTACCCGGCGCAGAAATACATTCTGTCCTGCGTCTATGAAGGCCTTCAGGTGCCCATCGAGGCCGGGTTGCGGATTGAAAGCCGCTACATGACCAAGCTGATGATGGACCCGCGCTCCAAGGCGATGATCCGCTCGCTGTTCCTCTCCATGCAGGAACTGTCCAAGGGCGCGCGCCGTCCGCAGGGTGTGGACAAGTGGGAAGTCAGGAAACTTGGCATTCTGGGCGCTGGCATGATGGGCGCAGGCATTGCCTATGTGTCCGCGCAGGCGGGTATGGACGTGGTGCTGCTTGACCGGGATCAGGCCGATGCCGACAAGGGCAAAGCCTACTCGGAAGGCCTGCTCGACAAAGCCATCTCACGCGGCAAATCCACCGAAGAGAAAAAGACGGCTCTGCTCGGCAAGATCAAACCCACCACCAACTACGATGATCTTGAAGGCTGCGATCTCGTGATCGAGGCGGTGTTCGAAGATCGCGGCATCAAGGCCGACGTCACCAAGAAGGCCGAACCGAAGATCGCCAAGGGCGGCATCTACGGCTCCAACACCTCGACCCTGCCGATCACCGGTCTGGCCGAGGCATACAGCAAGCCTGCGGAGTTCATCGGCATCCACTTCTTCTCGCCGGTGGACAAGATGCAGCTTGTGGAAATCATCATGGGCGAAAAGACCAATGATGAAACGCTGGCCAAGGCGATGGATTATGTGGCGCAGATCCGCAAGACACCCATCGTCGTCAACGACAGCCGCGGTTTCTACACCTCGCGCTGCTTTGGCACATATGTGGGTGAAGGCATCGCCATGCTGGCGGAAGGCATCGAGCCTGCCATCATTGAAAATGTCGGCAAGATGACCGGCATGCCCATGCCGCCGCTGGCCCTGAACGACGAAGTGTCGCTCGACCTTGGCTACAAGGTGCGCCAGCAAACCAAGAAAGACCTGGGCGACAAATATGTCGAAGGCCCGGCGGACAAGATCATCGAAGAGATGGTTGTTACCCATGGCCGCCTCGGCAAGAAAGTTGGCAAGGGCTTTTACGACTGGCCGGCTGAAAAGGGCGGCGAAAAACGCCTGTGGCCGGACCTGCACAAGGTCGTGGAGCACACCAAGGGTGCCGATGACGTTGACATCGACGAACTGAAGAACCGCTTCCTGTTCATTCAGGCCCTTGAAGCCGCACGTTGCTTCGAGGAAGAAGTGGTGACAGATGTCCGCGATGCCGATGTCGGCGCCATCCTCGGCTGGGGCTACGCGCCGTGGTCCGGCGGACCCCTGTCGCTCATCGACATGACGGGCACAGACAAGTTCGTTGCTGAATGCGACAAGCTCGCCCAGAAATACGGCGACCGCTTCAAGCCCAACGCCCTCCTGCGCGACATGGCCAGCAAGGGCGACACTTTCTACGGCCGCTTCAACCCGGCCACAAAGGTGGCAGCCGCTGCTGAATAA
- a CDS encoding TIGR02391 family protein: MSYWLDKHFPDPKMIPDANPQEVGWAIINHLTSEASGSPKQCLNNLLSDVLRVYRNSDIPEYDLTMALAEAWAWLQSECLIVLDPTQVTTNTWYVPSRRAYGFVGSMNLPTYLRSSALPADLLHPVIRKKALPIFHKGDIETAVFCAFREVEVAVREASGYGSTDYGKPMMRKAFAKEAGPLTDKLMPIAEQESLAELFAGAIGSYKNPASHRTETIEDVGEAAEMIVLASHLLRIVDARKRRKDNT, encoded by the coding sequence ATGAGTTATTGGCTCGACAAGCACTTTCCCGACCCAAAAATGATTCCCGACGCCAATCCTCAAGAAGTCGGCTGGGCAATTATCAACCATTTGACTTCAGAAGCTTCGGGTAGCCCAAAGCAGTGCTTGAACAACCTGCTCAGTGACGTTTTGAGAGTCTACAGAAACTCCGACATTCCAGAGTACGACTTGACGATGGCACTCGCAGAGGCTTGGGCATGGCTACAGTCAGAATGCTTGATTGTGCTGGACCCGACGCAAGTGACGACCAACACTTGGTATGTTCCCTCGCGACGAGCTTACGGCTTTGTCGGCAGCATGAACCTGCCAACATATCTCCGCTCTTCCGCGCTCCCAGCGGATCTTCTGCATCCTGTCATTCGAAAAAAGGCGCTGCCGATATTTCATAAGGGAGATATCGAAACAGCGGTCTTTTGTGCATTTAGAGAAGTCGAGGTTGCTGTGCGGGAGGCCAGCGGCTACGGATCAACCGACTATGGTAAGCCGATGATGCGCAAAGCGTTTGCGAAGGAGGCTGGGCCATTGACCGATAAACTTATGCCGATCGCAGAACAGGAATCACTCGCAGAATTGTTTGCTGGAGCAATCGGTTCGTATAAGAACCCAGCCAGTCATCGCACAGAGACTATCGAAGACGTCGGAGAGGCCGCAGAGATGATTGTCTTAGCAAGCCATCTTTTGCGGATAGTGGATGCAAGGAAGCGGCGCAAGGACAATACCTAG
- a CDS encoding helix-turn-helix transcriptional regulator, whose amino-acid sequence MTKTLEAYRKKALTDPAIKAEYDRLAPEFRIARAIIDARKTAKLTQGDLATRMGTTQSAIARMESGRQMPSTTTLMKVAEATGTELLVGFG is encoded by the coding sequence ATGACGAAGACACTTGAGGCCTATCGAAAAAAAGCGCTGACGGATCCGGCCATCAAAGCCGAGTATGACCGGCTTGCGCCCGAGTTCCGCATCGCCCGCGCCATCATCGACGCCCGAAAGACAGCCAAACTCACTCAGGGCGATCTCGCCACCCGCATGGGCACCACCCAGTCCGCCATCGCCCGCATGGAAAGCGGCCGCCAGATGCCAAGCACCACGACGCTGATGAAGGTGGCAGAAGCAACGGGTACGGAGCTTTTAGTGGGGTTTGGGTGA